In a single window of the Branchiostoma floridae strain S238N-H82 chromosome 2, Bfl_VNyyK, whole genome shotgun sequence genome:
- the LOC118432175 gene encoding eukaryotic translation initiation factor 3 subunit A-like, producing the protein MSVLRCFAIAVVTMVAFCEGQPKWFQDKENELLKTLEAAQAMKLNQLEEKGLRHVMEDVQQGRDPEGEDEVIRMELAYAFRNLMSLNPYDEARIKADFREVLGEKIANEIFEEGEKITEEELRKKQHVQKDLDFNKRQKGAWNHVVNDAKRGRDMTDHNKSILHRITLDASKIFALPPEELEAEKALLVMSYGEETAQRILDGIHVVHDEVKSKAQATSEAERAMKEVLAGKEIPHDQPQAAVATPVQVQAARINPAAQTQDAGAKPTQGQAVHPNPVPVKVPAANPAKAQTDAPNPSEGEAEAAQPAAQPNVAQRLRAKPAKGQPTRAQAAEATPTEEKDVDTDAT; encoded by the exons TTCTGAAGACGCTTGAAGCGGCCCAGGCGATGAAACTGAACCAGCTGGAAGAGAAGGGCTTGAGACATGTTATGGAGGACGTGCAGCAGGGCAGGGATCCGGAGGGAGAAG ACGAAGTCATCCGAATGGAGCTCGCGTATGCCTTCCGGAATCTCATGTCTCTGAATCCATACGACGAGGCAAGAA TTAAGGCAGACTTCCGCGAGGTCCTCGGTGAGAAGATAGCCAATGAAATCTTCGAAGAGGGCGAGAAGATCACGGAAGAAGAACTGAGAA AGAAACAACACGTTCAGAAAGATCTGGACTTCAACAAGCGACAAAAAGGGGCCTGGAATCACGTCGTGAACGACGCAAAACGTGGCCGTGACATGACTGACCACA ATAAGAGCATTTTGCATAGAATCACGCTTGACGCATCAAAAATATTTGCGCTGCCCCCTGAAGAGCTAGAAGCAG AAAAGGCGCTGCTGGTGATGTCGTACGGAGAGGAGACGGCACAGCGGATACTTGACGGCATCCATGTTGTTCACGACGAGGTTAAGAGCAAAG CTCAAGCAACATCGGAAGCGGAAAGGGCCATGAAAGAAGTGTTGGCTGGAAAGGAAATACCGCACGACCAACCACAGGCTGCAGTCGCGACCCCTGTTCAAGTACAGGCTGCACGAATAAACCCTGCTGCTCAGACACAAGATGCGGGTGCAAAACCTACACAAGGACAGGCTGTACATCCAAATCCTGTTCCAGTTAAAGTACCAGCTGCAAACCCCGCTAAAGCACAAACCGATGCTCCAAACCCTTCAGAAGGAGAAGCCGAAGCTGCACAACCTGCCGCACAGCCAAATGTTGCACAACGTCTACGCGCCAAGCCTGCAAAAGGACAACCTACTCGAGCGCAGGCTGCAGAAGCGACACCGACTGAAGAGAAAGATGTAGATACAGACGCTACCTAA
- the LOC118432165 gene encoding ficolin-2-like: MKPCLAALVLLCSIPGLAYGKCALDAALAKNLPATLEGSACPPATDPKLVALKEKVKKEKTQQDVTINMLQAMAAVEAKATDMLEAKLKKLEVKLSVLEGEIKRKKAELKVEDKTPKKQGDASKGDFPDCGGIKIMDPSMKSGQYQIKIKGNTQKTPVKCDMETMGGGWTIILGRDASQTKVVDFNQDLAAYKKGFDNPPETNFILGLDHMTKLTSQGKYQLLVEMEDFDGVKASAMYKEFKVGDEASKFKLTIGEYDEATSTAGDALFFHNGKPFSTKGKDNDGNTKVDWAVVATGGWWYHENGYAAHPTGQQLDKTKKADMEVQTINWLPWRGYEKLKTISFKVRKSDFKLVY, encoded by the exons ATGAAGCCCTGTCTAGCAGCGCTCGTTCTTCTCTGCTCCATCCCCGGGCTGGCCTATGGAAAATGCGCGCTCGACGCGGCGCTGGCCAAGAACTTACCCGCGACTCTTGAGGGGTCGGCATGCCCGCCCGCTACCGACCCCAAGTTGGTGGCTCTGAAGGAAAAGGTGAAGAAGGAGAAGACCCAACAGGACGTGACGATCAACATGCTGCAGGCCATGGCTGCCGTG GAAGCGAAGGCGACGGACATGTTAGAGGCGAAGCTGAAGAAACTTGAGGTGAAGTTGAGCGTTCTTGAGGGAGAGATCAAGAGGAAGAAGGCAGAGTTGAAGGTGGAAGACAAGACGCCGAAAAAGCAGGGGGACGCGTCCAAGGGCGACTTCCCAG ACTGTGGTGGCATCAAGATCATGGACCCCTCGATGAAGAGCGGTCAGTACCAGATTAAGATCAAGGGGAACACACAGAAGACTCCGGTCAAGTGCGACATGGAGACGATGGGCG GAGGCTGGACCATTATTCTGGGCAGAGACGCGTCCCAGACGAAGGTGGTGGACTTTAACCAGGATCTCGCCGCGTACAAGAAAGGGTTCGACAACCCGCCCGAGACAAACTTCATCCTGGGTCTGGACCACATGACCAAGCTGACGTCACAGGGGAAGTACCAGCTTCTCGTGGAAATGGAAGACTTTGATG GTGTGAAGGCCTCAGCAATGTACAAGGAGTTCAAGGTTGGAGATGAAGCCAGCAAGTTCAAGCTCACGATTG GGGAGTATGACGAAGCCACCAGCACAGCCGGGGACGCGCTCTTCTTCCACAACGGGAAacccttcagcaccaagggcaaggACAACGACGGGAAC ACCAAAGTAGACTGGGCTGTTGTAGCGACTGGAGGTTGGTGGTATCATGAGAACGGCTACGCAGCTCACCCCACTG GACAACAACTCGACAAGACTAAAAAGGCGGACATGGAGGTGCAGACCATCAACTGGCTGCCGTGGCGAGGCTACGAGAAACTCAAGACCATTTCCTTCAAGGTCAGGAAGAGTGACTTCAAACTCGTCTACTGA